One part of the Vicia villosa cultivar HV-30 ecotype Madison, WI linkage group LG6, Vvil1.0, whole genome shotgun sequence genome encodes these proteins:
- the LOC131613848 gene encoding uncharacterized protein LOC131613848: MIVGSLNIRGGGSSFKRNCISKIIKSGNADIFLLQETKLEVIDSVIAGSLWQNENVGWSFSKSEGRSGGLVILWRENIFDLVFSFKGTGYIGIKIWLKDSYYYICNIYSPCSFQGKKELWRDFLLLKTKYADSEWLMGGDFNATKDSRERKGNCIGRSMESNCFSSFIDKSRLIDVPSSGNKFSWYSGDGRFMSKIDRFLVEDSLICRWGIVGQRIGSRSISDHCPVWIIINKENWGPKPFLVNNSWFEDKDFLPFVEKEWEKLVVSGRGDYILKEKLRLLKDSLRRWNLEVFG, encoded by the coding sequence ATGATTGTAGGCTCTTTGAACATTAGGGGTGGAGGAAGCTCTTTCAAGAGGAACTGCATCAGCAAGATTATCAAGTCAGGGAATGCCGATATTTTTCTTTTGCAGGAAACGAAGTTGGAAGTTATAGATTCTGTTATTGCAGGTAGTTTGTGGCAAAATGAAAATGTGGGGTGGTCTTTCTCAAAGTCTGAAGGCAGGTCGGGGGGTCTCGTCATTCTCTGGAGGGAGAATATCTTTGATCTAGTTTTTTCTTTCAAAGGGACTGGATACATTGGGATCAAGATTTGGTTGAAGGACAGTTACTACTATATTTGTAACATATATTCTCCCTGTTCTTTTCAAGGCAAGAAAGAATTATGGAGAGATTTTCTCTTGCTCAAAACTAAATATGCTGACAGCGAATGGCTGATGGGAGGGGATTTTAACGCTACGAAGGATAGCAGGGAGAGGAAAGGGAACTGTATAGGTAGGTCGATGGAATCTAATTGCTTCTCCTCCTTCATCGACAAAAGCAGACTTATCGATGTCCCGAGCAGTGGCAACAAGTTCAGTTGGTATAGTGGCGATGGCAGATTCATGAGTAAAATAGACCGTTTTCTGGTGGAGGACTCTCTTATTTGTAGATGGGGGATTGTGGGTCAGCGGATCGGGTCTAGATCTATATCCGATCATTGTCCGGTGTGGATTATTATTAACAAAGAAAATTGGGGTCCCAAACCTTTCTTGGTGAATAACTCTTGGTTTGAAGACAAGGATTTTCTGCCTTTTGTTGAGAAGGAGTGGGAGAAGTTAGTCGTATCGGGCAGAGGTGATTATATCCTTAAAGAAAAATTGCGATTACTGAAAGATAGTCTCAGGAGGTGGAATTTAGAGGTGTTTGGTTGA